A genomic segment from Corythoichthys intestinalis isolate RoL2023-P3 chromosome 2, ASM3026506v1, whole genome shotgun sequence encodes:
- the xdh gene encoding xanthine dehydrogenase/oxidase isoform X2 gives MKELDRNMGDCTTSSDELVFFVNGRKVIETHADPEMTLLTYLRRKLGLPGTKLGCAEGGCGACTVMLSKYQPQTQNLLHFAVNACLAPICSLHLVAVTTVEGIGSVARQLHPVQERIAKAHGSQCGFCTPGIVMSMYALLRNNTSPKMADVEEAFQGNLCRCTGYRPILEAYKTFTVDGGCCGGKGWVNGCCMTNGKAEEKETSSGLFNVADFAPLDPTQEVIFPPELMSLSKNQKTRSLRFSSTRAVWMQPANLDEFLDLKYKHPDARVVVGNTEVGIEVKFKNMLYPVILAPSFIPELHRVTHTDNGIMFGAACTLTHVGVVLKKAVEELPSHQTQFFLAVLEQLRWFAGQQIRNVAAVGGNIMTASPISDLNPVFMAANCKLTLMDKDGSRVVHMDDSFFVGYRRTILQPQEILLSIEVPYSKKYQFVSAFKQSPRREDDISIVTAAMSVTFTPGTCAVEDLRLSYGGMAATTVLAKNTANKLLGRCWGEELLEEACSSLAEEMTLDPSAPGGMVTYRRTLTLSLFYKFYLTVLQKLRGQGLNVEEVRSDFLSATEIYNQEIPSSVQIYQEVPPSQNQDDVLGHPVMHLSALKQATGEAVYCDDIPLFENEVYLALITSTKPHARIRSIDSSAAESSPGFISCVFAGDIPGSNVTGIFHDETVLADSLVTCVGHIIGAVVADTQLNAQRAAKAVKIQYEEMQPIITIQEAIAAQSFYQPIRKLQRGDPEAGFKQADHILEGEMHIGGQEHFYLETNSTVAVPRGEDDEMEIFVSTQNPSETQFLVAKALGVPANRVVVRVKRMGGGFGGKESRSTILSTVVSVAAHKLRRPVRCMLDRDEDMLITGGRHPFYGKYKVGFLKSGKVVALDVWYYSNAGNSCDLSLSVMERALFHMENSYNIENVCGHGVLCRTNLASNTAFRGFGGPQGMMLAESWITEVAQSLGRPADEVRRLNLFRQGEMTPYNQVLEQCTLDLCWDECMSRSHYRQRRDAIELYNRQNRWTKRGLAIIPTMFGISFTAVFLNQAGALVHIYTDGSVLVSHGGTEMGQGLHTKMVQVASRVLGIPCSKIHISETSTQTVPNTSATAASASSDLNGAAVRNACQVLSQRLEPYKSRNPKGSWEDWVKAAYFDRINLSANGFYKTPDLGYSFETNSGRAFNYFSYGVACSEVEIDCLTGAHKNLSTTIVMDVGVSLNPAIDIGQVEGAFMQGLGLFTLEELHYSPKGVLLTRGPGSYKIPAFGDIPSELTVSLLRDAPHDKAIFASKAVGEPPLFLASSVFFAIKDAITAARAESGVMGPFRLDSPASAERIRNACKDRFTKLCPPAEPGTFQPWSVQV, from the exons ATGAAAGAGCTGGACAGAAACATGGGCGACTGCACGACCTCATCAGACGAGCTCGTTTTCTTCGTTAATGGGAGGAAG GTCATCGAGACACATGCAGATCCTGAAATGACTTTACTCACTTATCTGAGGAGGAAGT tgGGCCTACCAGGGACCAAGCTTGGGTGCGCCGAAGGTGGCTGTGGAGCGTGCACGGTGATGCTATCCAAATACCAACCTCAAACTCAAAACCTGCT TCATTTTGCAGTGAACGCCTGCCTTGCCCCAATATGTTCCTTGCATCTGGTTGCTGTTACCACTGTGGAAGGAATTGGTAGTGTTGCAAGACAGCTGCATCCTGTGCAG GAGCGAATTGCTAAGGCCCATGGCTCGCAGTGTGGTTTCTGTACTCCGGGAATCGTCATGTCAATGTATGCACTGCTGAGAAATAACACCTCCCCCAAAATGGCTGATGTGGAGGAGGCCTTTCAAG GAAATCTTTGTCGCTGCACTGGATATCGGCCCATTCTCGAGGCCTACAAGACCTTTACTGTG GATGGTGGATGCTGTGGTGGGAAAGGGTGGGTCAACGGCTGCTGTATGACCAATGGGAAAGCAGAAGAGAAGGAG ACGTCTTCAGGGCTGTTTAATGTTGCGGACTTTGCACCGCTTGACCCAACGCAGGAGGTCATCTTCCCTCCAGAGCTAATG TCCCTGAGCAAAAATCAGAAGACTCGCTCACTACGTTTCAGCAGTACTAGAGCAGTCTGGATGCAGCCTGCCAACTTGGACGAATTTCTTGATCTGAAATATAAACACCCTGATGCCCGAGTggtggtgggaaacactgaagTGG GTATAGAAGTGAAATTCAAGAATATGTTGTATCCAGTAATCCTGGCTCCATCCTTCATTCCTGAACTCCACAGAGTGACACACACCGATAATG GCATCATGTTTGGTGCTGCTTGCACACTCACCCATGTGGGTGTCGTACTGAAAAAGGCTGTTGAGGAACTGCCTTCTCATCAGACCCAATTCTTCCTTGCCGTTCTGGAGCAGTTGCGGTGGTTTGCGGGACAGCAGATTCGCAATGTTGCG GCTGTTGGCGGGAACATCATGACTGCTAGCCCCATATCTGACCTGAATCCTGTCTTTATGGCAGCCAACTGCAAACTCACACTGATGGACAAAG ATGGCAGTCGTGTGGTTCACATGGACGACAGTTTCTTTGTGGGTTACAGAAGGACTATTCTGCAACCACAAGAAATCCTGCTGTCCATCGAGGTCCCCTACAGCAAGAAG TATCAGTTTGTGTCGGCCTTTAAACAGTCACCTCGCCGAGAAGACGACATCAGTATTGTGACGGCAGCAATGAGTGTCACTTTCACACCCGGGACGTGTGCTGTGGAAGATTTAAGGCTAAGCTACGGCGGTATGGCAGCGACCACTGTGCTTGCAAAAAATAcggcaaataaattgttgggaAG ATGCTGGGGAGAGGAATTGCTGGAAGAAGCTTGCTCCTCATTGGCGGAAGAGATGACCTTGGATCCGTCTGCCCCTGGGGGCATGGTGACGTACCGGCGAACTCTTACTCTGAGCCTATTCTACAAGTTCTACCTGACTGTGCTACAAAAGCTCCGAGGGCAG GGTCTGAATGTGGAAGAGGTCAGATCTGATTTCCTCAGTGCAACAGAGATTTACAATCAAGAAATACCATCCAGCGTGCAGATCTATCAG GAGGTGCCACCTTCTCAAAACCAAGATGATGTGCTGGGCCATCCCGTAATGCACCTCTCAGCCCTGAAACAGGCGACAGGTGAAGCGGTGTATTGCGACGATATACCGCTATTTGAGAACGAGGTGTACTTGGCGCTCATTACCAGCACTAAGCCACACGCTCGCATCCG CTCCATTGACTCCTCTGCAGCCGAATCTTCGCCAGGCTTTATTAGTTGTGTCTTTGCTGGCGACATTCCTGGCAGCAACGTCACCGGGATATTCCACGATGAGACTGTTCTTGCTGATAGCCTG GTCACGTGTGTGGGTCACATCATTGGCGCTGTTGTGGCTGACACCCAGCTTAATGCCCAGCGAGCTGCCAAAGCTGTCAAGATCCAGTATGAGGAAATGCAACCTATTATCACCATACAG GAAGCCATTGCTGCGCAGTCCTTCTATCAGCCAATTAGAAAACTCCAGAGAGGAGACCCAGAAGCGGGATTTAAACAGGCAGACCACATCCTGGAAG GTGAGATGCACATTGGCGGTCAAGAACATTTTTATCTGGAGACCAACTCGACTGTGGCAGTCCCTAGAGGGGAAGATGACGAAATGGAGATTTTTGTATCCACTCAGAATCCCTCAGAGACACAG TTCCTGGTGGCGAAGGCGTTGGGCGTCCCTGCCAACAGGGTGGTAGTCCGTGTAAAAAGGATGGGTGGAGGCTTTGGCGGTAAAGAGAGTCGGAGCACCATACTCTCCACCGTCGTCTCCGTTGCAGCACACAA GCTGCGACGGCCTGTCAGATGCATGTTGGACAGAGATGAAGACATGCTGATAACTGGGGGAAGACACCCATTTTATGGAAAATATAAG GTGGGCTTCCTGAAGAGTGGGAAAGTGGTAGCACTGGATGTGTGGTACTACAGCAATGCTGGAAACTCTTGTGATCTCTCTCTCTCC GTCATGGAGCGTGCTCTGTTCCACATGGAGAACTCGTACAACATTGAAAATGTGTGCGGTCACGGCGTTTTGTGCCGCACCAACCTGGCGTCAAATACTGCCTTTAGAGGATTTGGAGGTCCCCAAGGCATGATGTTGGCTGAGAGCTGGATAACCGAAGTGGCTCAGAGTCTGGGACGGCCTGCCGATGAG GTTCGAAGACTGAACCTATTTCGACAAGGTGAAATGACACCAtacaaccaggtcctggaacagtgTACTTTGGACCTTTGTTGGGATGAGTGTATGTCCCGCTCACACTACCGGCAGCGGCGAGATGCTATAGAACTCTACAACAG ACAGAACCGATGGACCAAACGAGGCCTTGCTATCATACCAACCATGTTCGGCATTAGCTTCACTGCTGTCTTTCTTAACCAG GCTGGTGCACTGGTTCACATTTACACAGATGGCTCTGTTCTAGTGTCTCATGGTGGGACCGAAATGGGACAGGGACTTCATACCAAGATGGTCCAG GTGGCCAGCCGGGTTCTTGGTATTCCCTGCTCAAAGATTCACATATCGGAGACCAGCACTCAAACTGTCCCTAACACAAGTGCGACCGCTGCCTCAGCTTCCTCGGACCTTAACGGGGCTGCTGTCAGAAACGCTTGCCAGGTCCTCAGTCAGCGCCTAGAACCTTACAAGAGCAGAAATCCCAAAGGATCTTGGGAAGACTGG GTGAAAGCAGCATACTTCGACCGAATCAACCTGAGTGCAAATGGCTTTTACAA GACTCCAGATCTTGGATACAGCTTCGAAACCAACTCTGGTCGAGCATTCAACTATTTCAGCTATGGAGTTGCCTGTTCTGAGGTGGAAATCGACTGTTTAACCGGAGCTCACAAG AACCTGAGCACTACCATTGTCATGGATGTTGGAGTTAGCCTCAATCCTGCAATAGACATCGGACAA GTGGAGGGGGCATTCATGCAGGGTCTGGGTCTGTTTACATTGGAGGAGCTTCACTACTCACCCAAGGGTGTCCTCCTCACCCGGGGTCCGGGTTCTTACAAAATCCCGGCCTTTGGTGACATTCCAAGCGAGCTAACTGTGTCGTTGCTCCGTGACGCACCCCATGACAAGGCCATTTTTGCTTCCAAG GCTGTGGGCGAGCCTCCTTTGTTCCTGGCCTCATCTGTTTTCTTCGCCATCAAAGACGCTATCACAGCTGCACGGGCTGAATCGGGTGTCATGGGCCCATTCAGATTGGATAGCCCTGCCTCTGCAGAGCGGATACGGAATGCCTGCAAGGACCGCTTTACCAAACTG TGTCCTCCTGCAGAACCTGGTACGTTCCAACCTTGGTCTGTCCAAGTTTAA
- the xdh gene encoding xanthine dehydrogenase/oxidase isoform X3, with product MKELDRNMGDCTTSSDELVFFVNGRKVIETHADPEMTLLTYLRRKLGLPGTKLGCAEGGCGACTVMLSKYQPQTQNLLHFAVNACLAPICSLHLVAVTTVEGIGSVARQLHPVQERIAKAHGSQCGFCTPGIVMSMYALLRNNTSPKMADVEEAFQGNLCRCTGYRPILEAYKTFTVTSSGLFNVADFAPLDPTQEVIFPPELMSLSKNQKTRSLRFSSTRAVWMQPANLDEFLDLKYKHPDARVVVGNTEVGIEVKFKNMLYPVILAPSFIPELHRVTHTDNGIMFGAACTLTHVGVVLKKAVEELPSHQTQFFLAVLEQLRWFAGQQIRNVAAVGGNIMTASPISDLNPVFMAANCKLTLMDKDGSRVVHMDDSFFVGYRRTILQPQEILLSIEVPYSKKYQFVSAFKQSPRREDDISIVTAAMSVTFTPGTCAVEDLRLSYGGMAATTVLAKNTANKLLGRCWGEELLEEACSSLAEEMTLDPSAPGGMVTYRRTLTLSLFYKFYLTVLQKLRGQGLNVEEVRSDFLSATEIYNQEIPSSVQIYQEVPPSQNQDDVLGHPVMHLSALKQATGEAVYCDDIPLFENEVYLALITSTKPHARIRSIDSSAAESSPGFISCVFAGDIPGSNVTGIFHDETVLADSLVTCVGHIIGAVVADTQLNAQRAAKAVKIQYEEMQPIITIQEAIAAQSFYQPIRKLQRGDPEAGFKQADHILEGEMHIGGQEHFYLETNSTVAVPRGEDDEMEIFVSTQNPSETQFLVAKALGVPANRVVVRVKRMGGGFGGKESRSTILSTVVSVAAHKLRRPVRCMLDRDEDMLITGGRHPFYGKYKVGFLKSGKVVALDVWYYSNAGNSCDLSLSVMERALFHMENSYNIENVCGHGVLCRTNLASNTAFRGFGGPQGMMLAESWITEVAQSLGRPADEVRRLNLFRQGEMTPYNQVLEQCTLDLCWDECMSRSHYRQRRDAIELYNRQNRWTKRGLAIIPTMFGISFTAVFLNQAGALVHIYTDGSVLVSHGGTEMGQGLHTKMVQVASRVLGIPCSKIHISETSTQTVPNTSATAASASSDLNGAAVRNACQVLSQRLEPYKSRNPKGSWEDWVKAAYFDRINLSANGFYKTPDLGYSFETNSGRAFNYFSYGVACSEVEIDCLTGAHKNLSTTIVMDVGVSLNPAIDIGQVEGAFMQGLGLFTLEELHYSPKGVLLTRGPGSYKIPAFGDIPSELTVSLLRDAPHDKAIFASKAVGEPPLFLASSVFFAIKDAITAARAESGVMGPFRLDSPASAERIRNACKDRFTKLCPPAEPGTFQPWSVQV from the exons ATGAAAGAGCTGGACAGAAACATGGGCGACTGCACGACCTCATCAGACGAGCTCGTTTTCTTCGTTAATGGGAGGAAG GTCATCGAGACACATGCAGATCCTGAAATGACTTTACTCACTTATCTGAGGAGGAAGT tgGGCCTACCAGGGACCAAGCTTGGGTGCGCCGAAGGTGGCTGTGGAGCGTGCACGGTGATGCTATCCAAATACCAACCTCAAACTCAAAACCTGCT TCATTTTGCAGTGAACGCCTGCCTTGCCCCAATATGTTCCTTGCATCTGGTTGCTGTTACCACTGTGGAAGGAATTGGTAGTGTTGCAAGACAGCTGCATCCTGTGCAG GAGCGAATTGCTAAGGCCCATGGCTCGCAGTGTGGTTTCTGTACTCCGGGAATCGTCATGTCAATGTATGCACTGCTGAGAAATAACACCTCCCCCAAAATGGCTGATGTGGAGGAGGCCTTTCAAG GAAATCTTTGTCGCTGCACTGGATATCGGCCCATTCTCGAGGCCTACAAGACCTTTACTGTG ACGTCTTCAGGGCTGTTTAATGTTGCGGACTTTGCACCGCTTGACCCAACGCAGGAGGTCATCTTCCCTCCAGAGCTAATG TCCCTGAGCAAAAATCAGAAGACTCGCTCACTACGTTTCAGCAGTACTAGAGCAGTCTGGATGCAGCCTGCCAACTTGGACGAATTTCTTGATCTGAAATATAAACACCCTGATGCCCGAGTggtggtgggaaacactgaagTGG GTATAGAAGTGAAATTCAAGAATATGTTGTATCCAGTAATCCTGGCTCCATCCTTCATTCCTGAACTCCACAGAGTGACACACACCGATAATG GCATCATGTTTGGTGCTGCTTGCACACTCACCCATGTGGGTGTCGTACTGAAAAAGGCTGTTGAGGAACTGCCTTCTCATCAGACCCAATTCTTCCTTGCCGTTCTGGAGCAGTTGCGGTGGTTTGCGGGACAGCAGATTCGCAATGTTGCG GCTGTTGGCGGGAACATCATGACTGCTAGCCCCATATCTGACCTGAATCCTGTCTTTATGGCAGCCAACTGCAAACTCACACTGATGGACAAAG ATGGCAGTCGTGTGGTTCACATGGACGACAGTTTCTTTGTGGGTTACAGAAGGACTATTCTGCAACCACAAGAAATCCTGCTGTCCATCGAGGTCCCCTACAGCAAGAAG TATCAGTTTGTGTCGGCCTTTAAACAGTCACCTCGCCGAGAAGACGACATCAGTATTGTGACGGCAGCAATGAGTGTCACTTTCACACCCGGGACGTGTGCTGTGGAAGATTTAAGGCTAAGCTACGGCGGTATGGCAGCGACCACTGTGCTTGCAAAAAATAcggcaaataaattgttgggaAG ATGCTGGGGAGAGGAATTGCTGGAAGAAGCTTGCTCCTCATTGGCGGAAGAGATGACCTTGGATCCGTCTGCCCCTGGGGGCATGGTGACGTACCGGCGAACTCTTACTCTGAGCCTATTCTACAAGTTCTACCTGACTGTGCTACAAAAGCTCCGAGGGCAG GGTCTGAATGTGGAAGAGGTCAGATCTGATTTCCTCAGTGCAACAGAGATTTACAATCAAGAAATACCATCCAGCGTGCAGATCTATCAG GAGGTGCCACCTTCTCAAAACCAAGATGATGTGCTGGGCCATCCCGTAATGCACCTCTCAGCCCTGAAACAGGCGACAGGTGAAGCGGTGTATTGCGACGATATACCGCTATTTGAGAACGAGGTGTACTTGGCGCTCATTACCAGCACTAAGCCACACGCTCGCATCCG CTCCATTGACTCCTCTGCAGCCGAATCTTCGCCAGGCTTTATTAGTTGTGTCTTTGCTGGCGACATTCCTGGCAGCAACGTCACCGGGATATTCCACGATGAGACTGTTCTTGCTGATAGCCTG GTCACGTGTGTGGGTCACATCATTGGCGCTGTTGTGGCTGACACCCAGCTTAATGCCCAGCGAGCTGCCAAAGCTGTCAAGATCCAGTATGAGGAAATGCAACCTATTATCACCATACAG GAAGCCATTGCTGCGCAGTCCTTCTATCAGCCAATTAGAAAACTCCAGAGAGGAGACCCAGAAGCGGGATTTAAACAGGCAGACCACATCCTGGAAG GTGAGATGCACATTGGCGGTCAAGAACATTTTTATCTGGAGACCAACTCGACTGTGGCAGTCCCTAGAGGGGAAGATGACGAAATGGAGATTTTTGTATCCACTCAGAATCCCTCAGAGACACAG TTCCTGGTGGCGAAGGCGTTGGGCGTCCCTGCCAACAGGGTGGTAGTCCGTGTAAAAAGGATGGGTGGAGGCTTTGGCGGTAAAGAGAGTCGGAGCACCATACTCTCCACCGTCGTCTCCGTTGCAGCACACAA GCTGCGACGGCCTGTCAGATGCATGTTGGACAGAGATGAAGACATGCTGATAACTGGGGGAAGACACCCATTTTATGGAAAATATAAG GTGGGCTTCCTGAAGAGTGGGAAAGTGGTAGCACTGGATGTGTGGTACTACAGCAATGCTGGAAACTCTTGTGATCTCTCTCTCTCC GTCATGGAGCGTGCTCTGTTCCACATGGAGAACTCGTACAACATTGAAAATGTGTGCGGTCACGGCGTTTTGTGCCGCACCAACCTGGCGTCAAATACTGCCTTTAGAGGATTTGGAGGTCCCCAAGGCATGATGTTGGCTGAGAGCTGGATAACCGAAGTGGCTCAGAGTCTGGGACGGCCTGCCGATGAG GTTCGAAGACTGAACCTATTTCGACAAGGTGAAATGACACCAtacaaccaggtcctggaacagtgTACTTTGGACCTTTGTTGGGATGAGTGTATGTCCCGCTCACACTACCGGCAGCGGCGAGATGCTATAGAACTCTACAACAG ACAGAACCGATGGACCAAACGAGGCCTTGCTATCATACCAACCATGTTCGGCATTAGCTTCACTGCTGTCTTTCTTAACCAG GCTGGTGCACTGGTTCACATTTACACAGATGGCTCTGTTCTAGTGTCTCATGGTGGGACCGAAATGGGACAGGGACTTCATACCAAGATGGTCCAG GTGGCCAGCCGGGTTCTTGGTATTCCCTGCTCAAAGATTCACATATCGGAGACCAGCACTCAAACTGTCCCTAACACAAGTGCGACCGCTGCCTCAGCTTCCTCGGACCTTAACGGGGCTGCTGTCAGAAACGCTTGCCAGGTCCTCAGTCAGCGCCTAGAACCTTACAAGAGCAGAAATCCCAAAGGATCTTGGGAAGACTGG GTGAAAGCAGCATACTTCGACCGAATCAACCTGAGTGCAAATGGCTTTTACAA GACTCCAGATCTTGGATACAGCTTCGAAACCAACTCTGGTCGAGCATTCAACTATTTCAGCTATGGAGTTGCCTGTTCTGAGGTGGAAATCGACTGTTTAACCGGAGCTCACAAG AACCTGAGCACTACCATTGTCATGGATGTTGGAGTTAGCCTCAATCCTGCAATAGACATCGGACAA GTGGAGGGGGCATTCATGCAGGGTCTGGGTCTGTTTACATTGGAGGAGCTTCACTACTCACCCAAGGGTGTCCTCCTCACCCGGGGTCCGGGTTCTTACAAAATCCCGGCCTTTGGTGACATTCCAAGCGAGCTAACTGTGTCGTTGCTCCGTGACGCACCCCATGACAAGGCCATTTTTGCTTCCAAG GCTGTGGGCGAGCCTCCTTTGTTCCTGGCCTCATCTGTTTTCTTCGCCATCAAAGACGCTATCACAGCTGCACGGGCTGAATCGGGTGTCATGGGCCCATTCAGATTGGATAGCCCTGCCTCTGCAGAGCGGATACGGAATGCCTGCAAGGACCGCTTTACCAAACTG TGTCCTCCTGCAGAACCTGGTACGTTCCAACCTTGGTCTGTCCAAGTTTAA